In the Bos taurus isolate L1 Dominette 01449 registration number 42190680 breed Hereford chromosome 21, ARS-UCD2.0, whole genome shotgun sequence genome, one interval contains:
- the ZSCAN29 gene encoding zinc finger and SCAN domain-containing protein 29, with translation MAKPTLRGNGSNSEAFRQRFRKFHYQEVAGPREAFSQLWELCCRWLRPEVRTKEQIVELLVLEQFLTVLPGEIQNWVQKQCPESGEEAVTLVEDLEREPGRPGRSVTVSVKGQEVRLEKMTPLKSSQELLSVRQESVEPQPRGVPKKERARSPDLGPQEQMNPKEKLRPFQRSGFPCSKSSMVSRLEQGEPWIPDLGSKEKELPRGSHTEDRRMPADLLPSRRERSSWVDQDHWGFEDEKVAGVHWGHEETRTLLAILSQPEFYEALRNCHRNSQVYGAVAERLREFGFLRTLEQCRTKFKGLQKNYRKVKSGHPPETCPFFEEMEALMSAQVIALPSNGPEEATSHSGLGGSDAETKEPEQEGWHHEGGEEATAEESDSDEVGQEATPRDPDSSTTPVLFRSPSGVHWGYEETKTYLGILSETQFYEALRNCHRNSQLYGAVAERLWEYGFLRTPEQCRTKFKSLQTSYRKVKNGQAPETCPFFEEMDALVNARVAARPSDGQEEETALCPMQETSEAEAEKQAEPAVEAIEDDSEDDEEDPEIPPEALTRAPVLFQSPSGFEAGFENEENLKRDISEEVQLHKTLLARSERKIPRHLNQSKSNESECRSGRQWENTLGEKKGKPTFPESLGKVPSHQRPYLGERPYKYLRYSKSFGPNSHPMHQLAHQVENPYKCADCGKSFSRSARLIRHRRIHTGEKPYQCLDCGKSFRDSSNFITHRRIHTGEKPYECGECGKRFNQSSSLIIHQRTHTGEKPYQCEECGKSFNNSSHFSAHRRIHTGERPHVCPDCGKSFSKSSDLRAHHRTHTGEKPYGCQDCGKCFSKSSALNKHREIHTREKLLSQPAPK, from the exons ATGGCCAAACCCACCCTGAGAGGGAATGGCTCTAACTCTGAGGCCTTCCGACAGCGCTTCAGGAAATTTCATTATCAGGAGGTGGCTGGGCCCCGGGAGGCTTTCAGCCAACTCTGGGAACTCTGCTGTCGTTGGCTAAGGCCAGAGGTGCGCACCAAGGAGCAGATTGTAGAATTGTTGGTGCTAGAGCAGTTCCTGACCGTCTTACCTGGGGAGATCCAGAACTGGGTACAAAAGCAATGTccagaaagtggagaggaggcAGTGACTCTGGTGGAAGACTTAGAAAGAGAGCCTGGAAGACCTGGACGTTCG GTCACAGTCTCTGTGAAGGGGCAGGAAGTGCGCTTGGAGAAGATGACACCCCTGAAATCATCACAAGAGTTATTAAGTGTTCGGCAGGAGTCAGTGGAACCCCAGCCCAGGGGTGTACCCAAGAAAGAGAGGGCAAGAAGCCCAGACCTGGGACCACAGGAGCAGATGAACCCAAAGGAGAAGCTCAGACCTTTTCAAAGGAGCG GATTTCCatgttctaaatccagcatggTCTCCAGGTTGGAGCAAGGAGAGCCATGGATCCCAGATCTGGGCTCCAAGGAGAAGGAACTCCCAAGAGGCAGTCACACAGAAGACAGACGAATGCCTGCTGATCTGTTACCAtccaggagagagagaagcagctGGGTGGACCAGGATCACTGGGGCTTTGAGGATGAGAAGGTGGCAGGTGTGCACTGGGGCCATGAAGAGACCAGAACTCTCCTCGCAATTCTCAGTCAGCCTGAGTTTTATGAGGCTCTCCGAAACTGTCATCGAAACAGCCAAGTGTACGGGGCTGTGGCGGAGCGGCTCCGGGAGTTTGGGTTCCTCCGGACCCTGGAGCAGTGCAGGACCAAGTTCAAAGGTCTCCAGAAGAACTATCGGAAAGTCAAGAGTGGCCACCCACCTGAGACCTGTCCCTTTTTTGAAGAGATGGAAGCCCTGATGAGTGCCCAGGTCATTGCCCTGCCCAGTAACGGCCCGGAGGAGGCGACCTCTCACTCTGGCCTGGGAGGCAGTGATGCTGAGACCAAGGAGCCAGAGCAAGAGGGCTGGCACCATGAAGGGGGAGAGGAGGCCACGGCTGAAGAGTCCGACAGTGACGAAGTGGGCCAAGAGGCCACTCCCCGGGACCCTGACAGCTCCACCACACCTGTCCTTTTCCGTAGCCCAAGTG GTGTGCACTGGGGCTATGAAGAGACAAAGACCTACCTTGGAATTCTTAGTGAGACTCAGTTTTACGAAGCCCTTCGGAACTGTCACCGCAACAGCCAGTTGTATGGAGCCGTGGCTGAGCGGTTATGGGAATATGGCTTCCTCAGGACACCGGAGCAGTGTCGGACCAAGTTTAAGAGCCTACAGACCAGCTATCGGAAAGTCAAGAATGGCCAAGCACCAGAGACCTGTCCCTTCTTTGAAGAGATGGACGCTTTGGTGAATGCCCGGGTGGCTGCCCGGCCCAGTGACGGCCAGGAAGAAGAGACAGCCTTATGCCCCATGCAGGAGACCagtgaggctgaagctgaaaagCAAGCCGAGCCGGCAGTCGAGGCCATAGAAGATGATTCTGAAGATGATGAAGAGGATCCCGAAATACCTCCAGAGGCACTGACCCGTGCTCCAGTCTTATTTCAGAGCCCCAGCG GTTTCGAGGCTGGATTTGAGAATGAAGAGAATCTAAAACGGGATATTTCTGAGGAAGTACAACTACATAAGACATTACTTGCAAGGTCTGAAAGGAAAATTCCCCGGCATCTTAATCAAAGTAAAAGCAATGAGAGTGAATGCAGATCTGGAAGACAGTGGGAAAACACGCtgggagagaaaaaaggaaaaccaacATTCCCTGAAAGTTTAGGTAAGGTCCCAAGTCATCAGAGACCTTACTTGGGAGAGAGACCCTATAAATATCTGAGATACAGCAAAAGCTTTGGTCCAAACTCCCACCCTATGCATCAGCTAGCCCATCAAGTGGAAAATCCATATAAATGTGCCGATTGCGGGAAAAGCTTCAGTCGGAGTGCTCGCCTCATTAGACACCGGAGGatccacactggagagaaaccttatcaATGTCTTGACTGTGGGAAAAGTTTCCGTGACAGCTCCAATTTCATCACCCACAGAAGAatccacacaggagagaaaccatatGAGTGTGGTGAGTGTGGAAAACGCTTCAATCAGAGCTCAAGCCTTATCATTCACCAGAGAACCCACACAGGAGAAAAGCCCTATCAGTGTGAAGAGTGCGGGAAGAGTTTCAATAACAGCTCTCATTTCAGTGCACATCGGAGGATACACACAGGAGAGAGACCCCACGTGTGTCCCGACTGTGGGAAGAGCTTCAGCAAGAGTTCTGACTTACGTGCACACCACAGAACccacactggagagaagccctaCGGGTGTCAAGACTGTGGCAAGTGCTTCAGTAAAAGTTCTGCTCTTAACAAGCACCGAGAGATCCACACACGAGAGAAACTTCTGTCACAGCCAGCACCTAAGTAA